GAGCGGTTCCGACTCGACGAGAGTCTTGGGCCCCATCGAACGGAAGGTGTCAAAAGCCTCTTCGACGAGTTCGGATTCGCGGGCCGCACGCTCGGCGCGTTCCTTGATCTCCTTCTCGCCCTCGCGGCGGCGTGCACTGATCTCCTGGGCTTTCGCTCCACCCTCTTCCATCTGGGAGAGCTCTTGTTCCAGACGCTCCAGGCGCGCCGCCTGCCACTCTTCGAGTTCTTCGCTGATCACCTCGAGTTCGGCGCGCATCGTTTCTTCCAACTCGGGAAGATCCTTCTGGCGTCGTTCGTCGTCGACATAGGTCACGAGATACGCGGCGAAGTAGATGACCTTCTCGAGTTCCTTCGGGGACATGTCGAGCAGGTATCCGAGGCGGCTCGGCACACCCTTGAAGAACCAGATGTGCGTTACCGGGGCTGCGAGCTCGATGTGACCCATCCGCTCACGCCTGACCTTGGAGCGAGTGACTTCTACACCGCATCGCTCGCACACGATCCCCTTGTAGCGGATCCGCTTGTACTTGCCGCAGTAGCACTCCCAGTCCTTCGTCGGCCCGAAGATCCGTTCGTCGAACAGACCGTCTTTCTCGGGCTTCAGCGTCCGGTAGTTGATCGTTTCAGGTTTCTTCACCTCGCCATACGACCAGGACCGAATCTGGTCGGTCGTCGCAAGGCTGATCTTCAGTTCATCGAAGGGCTGGCGCACAGCACTCCTTCCCGGTGTTTGGTCAGACGGTGGTGGTCTCGCGGCGTTCAGGGCGGGACAGGTCAATCCCGAGGGATTCTGTCGTCCGGTACACGTCTTCTTCGAGGTCGCGGAGTTCCACTTCCTCACCCGCCGAGAGCATCTCGACGTTGAGGCAGAGGCTCTGCATCTCCTTGATCAGAACCTTGAACGATTCCGGTATGCCCGGCTCTGGGATGTTCTCACCCTTGACGATCGCCTCGTAAACCTTCACCCGGCCTGCGACGTCGTCCGACTTGATCGTGAGCAACTCCTGGAGTGCGTAGGCGGCACCGTAGGCTTCCAAAGCCCACACCTCCATCTCTCCGAACCGTTGCCCACCGAACTGGGCCTTGCCTCCGAGAGGCTGCTGGGTGATCATCGAGTACGGGCCGGTCGAACGGGCATGGATCTTGTCGTCGACGAGGTGGACCAGTTTCAGGACGTAGATGTAACCGACCGTGATCGGTGTATCGAACGCCTCACCGTCACGACCGTCATAGAGCACGGCCTTGCCCGAGTCGTTGACGAGCCGTTGCCCGTCACGATTGGGCAGCGCATGTGCGATGACGTCGGCTATCTCATCTTCCTTGGCTCCGTCGAATACGGGTGTTGCGACCCGGGTCCACGGTTCGGCGCCTTTGCTCGCAGGGCTATCCCCATCGAACGGTTCCCATCCCTGTGCGGCTGCCCACCCGAGGTGGGTCTCCAACACCTGACCGAGGTTCATTCGGGATGGCACACCAAGCGGCGACAGGATGATGTCTACCGGGGTGCCGTCCGCGAGGAACGGCATGTCCTCGACGGGCAGCACCTTGGAGATCACACCCTTGTTTCCGTGGCGACCTGCCAGCTTGTCACCGGCCGAGATCTTGCGCTGCTGAGCAACGTAGACCCGCACCATCTCATTGACGCCGGGTTTGAGGTCGAAGCCTTCCGCGCGCCGCAGAATGCGAACACCGATGATCTTGCCGGTCTCGCCGTGTGGTACGCGCAGCGACGTGTCGCGAACCTCGCGAGCTTTCTCACCGAAGATGGCCCTGAGGAGCCGCTCTTCCGGCGTCAGTTCGGTCTCGCCTTTCGGAGTGACCTTGCCGACCAAGTAGTCGCCGGGTCCGACTTCGGCGCCGACACGGATGATCCCGTCATCATCGAGATTCCTGAGGGACTCCTCCGCCACGTTCGGGATGTCCCGAGTGATCTCTTCGGCGCCCAGTTTCGTATCCCTGGCCCTGATCTCATGCTCCTCGATGTGAATCGAAGTAAGCACATCGTCTTTGACGAGCCGCTCGGAGATCACAATCGCGTCCTCGTAGTTGTGGCCTCTCCACGGCATGAACGCGACGAGCAGGTTTCGCCCGAGTGCCAACT
This Gammaproteobacteria bacterium DNA region includes the following protein-coding sequences:
- a CDS encoding DNA-directed RNA polymerase subunit beta codes for the protein GEVDSVPPSEIDYMDVSPKQIVSIATALIPFLEHDDANRALMGSNMQRQAVPLVHPEAPLVGTGIEGRLAQDSGDMVISKVAGTVVDVTGDSIVIKETGKNVKHTYRVQKFERSNQGTSMNQKPIVSIGDKVKVGSVLADGHSTDHGELALGRNLLVAFMPWRGHNYEDAIVISERLVKDDVLTSIHIEEHEIRARDTKLGAEEITRDIPNVAEESLRNLDDDGIIRVGAEVGPGDYLVGKVTPKGETELTPEERLLRAIFGEKAREVRDTSLRVPHGETGKIIGVRILRRAEGFDLKPGVNEMVRVYVAQQRKISAGDKLAGRHGNKGVISKVLPVEDMPFLADGTPVDIILSPLGVPSRMNLGQVLETHLGWAAAQGWEPFDGDSPASKGAEPWTRVATPVFDGAKEDEIADVIAHALPNRDGQRLVNDSGKAVLYDGRDGEAFDTPITVGYIYVLKLVHLVDDKIHARSTGPYSMITQQPLGGKAQFGGQRFGEMEVWALEAYGAAYALQELLTIKSDDVAGRVKVYEAIVKGENIPEPGIPESFKVLIKEMQSLCLNVEMLSAGEEVELRDLEEDVYRTTESLGIDLSRPERRETTTV